A window of Candidatus Binatia bacterium genomic DNA:
GGTACATCGTGCAGCGCAAAGTGGGATTGGAACGGTGGGGGGAGGTCCGATCCACCGTCCTGGCGCTTCCGCTTCAGGTCGTCGCCGCGGACCAGGCGCTGGCCGAATCGGCGGGCGCCCTGAAGGCGGCGAAGAAGATGTCGCTCGCCGACTGCTTTGCCGCCGCGCTGGCGCAGCAGAAGCAGGCGGCGGTGTGCACCGGCGATCCGGAGTTCAAAGCGGTGGAGAAGGAGGTGAAGGTCATCTGGCTGTGAAGTGCGAACTGACGAGACACCCATCCGCGACGGCCGTGCGCAACCGCGCTAGTACGTTGGCGACCGGCAACCGGACGTGCTGGCGGTGGTC
This region includes:
- a CDS encoding type II toxin-antitoxin system VapC family toxin; the encoded protein is MVSPVLDSFALLVFLFKEKGHQKLVDVFDQAAETDQAALIAAPNWAEVRYIVQRKVGLERWGEVRSTVLALPLQVVAADQALAESAGALKAAKKMSLADCFAAALAQQKQAAVCTGDPEFKAVEKEVKVIWL